From a single Paenibacillus sp. FSL R5-0345 genomic region:
- a CDS encoding cell wall hydrolase — protein sequence MLIFKQNRYIALLVGVILVCFSAISLMLPNQVAEGKIDSVQMDKLQSTSRASVISYLQEESTASKTRGTNKVSQTNKLYNTVNLFSSAWKPEQGVEWLSKNKIKLQNTSQASIVRVKADVVQSSPTAQKATQLAETATKSAQTVVKTASASQKNPLTTLYFSRTELLSQEQQSKATRRYAVSEEELLLLQKIVMAEAEGEPYQGKVAVANVVLNRLRSANFPDTIYKVIYQKHQFSPVANGRLKRVKPNDDSIKAVNAALSGVKEVPDDTYFFLSLKLAEDLTVHHSQEYVKTIGNHTFYK from the coding sequence ATGTTAATCTTTAAACAAAACCGCTATATCGCGTTGCTTGTTGGCGTTATACTAGTGTGTTTCTCTGCCATAAGCTTAATGCTACCTAACCAGGTTGCCGAGGGGAAAATAGATAGTGTGCAGATGGATAAGTTGCAATCCACCAGCCGAGCATCGGTAATTAGTTATTTGCAAGAAGAATCAACAGCTAGTAAGACGAGGGGCACTAATAAAGTTTCACAAACGAATAAGCTTTATAACACAGTTAACCTGTTCAGTTCCGCTTGGAAACCAGAGCAGGGTGTAGAATGGCTTAGTAAGAATAAAATAAAGCTACAAAATACATCGCAAGCTTCCATAGTTCGGGTAAAGGCTGATGTAGTACAATCTAGTCCAACTGCGCAGAAAGCGACGCAATTGGCGGAAACAGCAACAAAGAGTGCTCAGACTGTAGTTAAGACAGCCTCAGCATCTCAGAAAAACCCCCTCACAACATTGTACTTCTCTCGGACCGAGCTATTAAGCCAGGAGCAGCAAAGTAAAGCAACCCGGCGCTACGCAGTATCCGAAGAAGAACTGCTTCTGCTACAAAAAATTGTAATGGCAGAGGCGGAAGGTGAACCGTACCAGGGCAAGGTGGCAGTTGCCAACGTTGTTCTGAATAGGCTACGGTCAGCCAATTTCCCCGACACGATATATAAGGTCATTTATCAAAAGCACCAGTTCAGTCCTGTAGCTAACGGGCGTCTTAAACGTGTGAAGCCTAATGATGATAGTATTAAAGCGGTGAATGCTGCGCTTTCTGGCGTGAAAGAAGTTCCCGATGATACTTATTTTTTCCTATCACTTAAGCTTGCGGAGGATCTTACCGTGCATCATTCACAGGAGTATGTTAAGACCATTGGCAATCATACTTTTTATAAATAA
- a CDS encoding glycosyl hydrolase: MKRFKKSLILFLTAIMLVTMAAPALANGKTKENLKTHWAGESVDKWQGNGVVQGYPDGSFKPDHKVTRAELVSIINKLFGFSTLSETSFSDVPAKAWYASALSIAKQAGYYKGFPDNKAKADAEVTRQDAATLLASVFSLEPGTKVSTFADQASISVYAKDAIGALSGILSGYPDGTFRPNDSITRAEVVTIVDRLVSGYYNTAGTFTGGDIQGNVVINRSGVELKNAAVSGNLYLTSGIGNGEGVLEDATVKGNVFVSGGGEHSIHLKNSKLASVKVNRPEGKVRVVVDGGTVITQLTIDSVSIIEVGSGSIIDQLVIGSAATGTLITTKGTISKLVVGASSVVLNGVTLVAGTYTVKDGVLVGQGTSTPAPGGSGGTGIAPTATPVPTITPEPTATVAPTATPEAGIHIVDVDASAATKSLFAYLDSMSGKQIMFGHQHDTTVSFAGKDKNGNVISDVYSSTGDYPAVFGWDTLSLDGYENPPGVSGDYEASRLGLSAAMKQAHDLGGIVTLSTHPYNMVTGGDFKDTSNTPGASHSVVSRILPGGDKNGELNKYLDRIANFANNLKDDEGDLIPVLFRPFHEQNGGWFWWGAATTTKSEYAELYRYTVEYLRDVKGVHNFLYVFSPNGSFNGNESEYLTTYPGDQFVDILGMDQYDNKENAGSEAFLGGLVKDLKMISQLAQDKGKIVTLSEYGYSAAGMKTTGNNELEWFTKVLNAIKADPDAAKISYMLTWANFGEGNNLYVPYKNVPNKADHELLPDFVNFYKDDFTAFASDVKDDNKYNLEVEVAGKKPFMHIVTPNNISTITDAVTVIRAKVLNAVPSKVTYTVADSGVEVEMTLGADGYYSASWQPDAGLNGSSTEITVRAYGTGDATLTQTNSVFLKINEVPIKVITFDTEKDLEQIQNNGTWSGLTNNAETIKTVLQHASLDADGKLVINITEGLSDEDTWQELKLQLNDLALDGVDLSQVTRVKFTVLIAETAQNGANNAAVRSVIQLPPDWDTKYGMDSSYKSLSDLEKVIVDGTQYYKFDVSIDLDNAAKSAEATGLAISIVGSGLEVEGELPIYVDQIGLYNTYTAPVADKALVDNFEAYGSSNEALAAKYPKAGGDDVSVSLSTEHKASGDYGMQLHYTINNAGYTGVGKSLGSLDWSDYNALSMWVASDGDNAYAEKGEPLKLVVQLVIDGGYFEAYPVINPDKNGKIVLSLKNLTEMSWGKAGELTQERLKQVQSFNLYVNAMDGQSHEGSLYFDDIQAVYDGTLPDMSEEGNGGSQGHAPGVLYAFTKQSDIAGWVIDHSSANAQLPVFDANEEAIGVQFDLINTGNNANGSSKESFELAINPEKLNITGLDSISAKIKLSGGTAKARLFIKTGADWKWTDSGNPVLVESTGYTTLSISLPTAGVDLAAVKTIGIIIEEVSNDGGTSNLYLKEVSLEKAVPAVHYGFETGNEGWSLNSGSATVSSDVYAEGKQSLKLDFTWNGEDKDPFIAVSKAAALDLSSFSKLAAKIRIVSDHPDVQAKLYLQLGGYAVWVDSGAKIASQDGFTEFTIDLSNLSLENLKKVDAIGIQFVTPSTAGTATAYIDEIIASK; this comes from the coding sequence ATGAAGAGGTTCAAAAAAAGCTTGATTCTATTTCTTACAGCAATAATGCTTGTTACAATGGCTGCACCTGCGTTAGCTAACGGAAAAACAAAAGAAAACCTCAAGACGCACTGGGCTGGAGAAAGTGTAGATAAGTGGCAAGGTAACGGTGTTGTTCAAGGTTATCCGGACGGTTCTTTTAAGCCGGATCATAAAGTTACGCGTGCTGAGCTTGTAAGTATCATTAATAAGCTATTTGGATTTAGCACTCTTTCGGAAACGTCATTCTCGGATGTGCCTGCTAAAGCTTGGTATGCAAGCGCTTTATCTATTGCGAAGCAAGCTGGTTATTATAAAGGTTTTCCTGACAATAAAGCGAAAGCGGATGCTGAAGTCACTCGTCAAGATGCTGCAACATTACTTGCTTCTGTTTTTTCACTGGAGCCAGGGACTAAAGTGAGTACCTTTGCAGATCAAGCATCCATCAGCGTTTATGCTAAAGATGCGATCGGGGCATTGAGCGGAATTCTATCCGGCTATCCAGACGGTACATTTCGTCCAAACGACTCGATTACAAGAGCAGAGGTAGTTACTATCGTGGACAGATTGGTTAGCGGCTACTACAATACAGCGGGTACATTCACTGGAGGAGATATCCAAGGGAATGTTGTCATTAACCGTAGTGGGGTTGAACTTAAGAATGCGGCTGTCTCAGGTAATCTTTATTTAACCTCCGGGATAGGTAATGGTGAGGGTGTTTTAGAGGATGCAACTGTGAAAGGTAATGTTTTTGTATCTGGTGGTGGAGAGCATTCGATTCATTTGAAAAACTCTAAATTGGCTTCTGTAAAAGTGAATCGTCCTGAAGGGAAAGTACGGGTCGTTGTAGATGGCGGGACAGTAATCACTCAGTTGACTATTGATAGCGTTTCTATTATAGAAGTAGGTTCAGGTTCTATAATTGATCAGCTTGTGATTGGTAGTGCTGCTACGGGAACATTGATTACAACTAAAGGTACCATTAGTAAGCTTGTAGTAGGTGCTTCCTCTGTTGTCTTGAATGGAGTGACTTTAGTAGCGGGAACATACACTGTGAAGGATGGAGTTCTTGTTGGACAAGGAACAAGCACGCCAGCACCTGGTGGCTCAGGGGGTACGGGTATAGCGCCTACAGCAACACCAGTACCGACGATTACTCCAGAACCTACGGCAACAGTTGCTCCAACGGCAACACCGGAAGCTGGAATTCATATCGTTGACGTTGATGCATCGGCCGCTACCAAATCGCTGTTTGCTTATCTGGACAGCATGAGCGGCAAACAGATCATGTTCGGGCATCAGCATGATACTACTGTCTCTTTTGCTGGTAAGGATAAGAATGGAAATGTTATTTCTGACGTATACAGCTCCACCGGTGATTATCCTGCAGTTTTTGGTTGGGATACACTTAGCTTAGATGGATATGAGAATCCTCCTGGAGTTAGCGGAGATTATGAAGCGAGTAGATTAGGACTATCCGCTGCCATGAAGCAGGCACATGATTTGGGTGGTATTGTGACGCTAAGTACACATCCTTATAACATGGTGACGGGTGGAGATTTTAAGGATACTAGTAATACTCCGGGAGCGAGTCATTCGGTGGTATCGCGTATATTGCCGGGCGGAGATAAGAATGGAGAGCTTAATAAATACCTCGATCGTATCGCTAATTTTGCCAATAATCTAAAAGATGATGAGGGCGACCTGATTCCGGTCCTGTTCCGACCTTTCCATGAACAAAACGGAGGTTGGTTCTGGTGGGGTGCGGCTACAACGACGAAGAGTGAATACGCGGAACTGTACAGATATACAGTTGAATACCTGCGCGATGTTAAGGGCGTTCATAACTTCCTTTATGTCTTCTCACCAAACGGATCTTTTAATGGAAATGAAAGTGAATATTTAACGACTTATCCAGGTGATCAGTTTGTTGATATTCTTGGAATGGACCAGTATGACAATAAGGAGAATGCCGGTTCGGAAGCTTTCCTGGGTGGTCTTGTTAAAGACCTTAAGATGATTTCTCAGCTTGCTCAAGACAAAGGTAAGATTGTTACCCTATCTGAATATGGTTATAGTGCTGCTGGTATGAAAACAACAGGCAATAATGAGCTGGAATGGTTCACTAAAGTATTAAATGCGATCAAGGCTGACCCTGATGCGGCAAAAATATCGTATATGCTGACTTGGGCAAACTTCGGTGAAGGTAATAATCTGTATGTTCCTTATAAGAATGTTCCTAACAAAGCAGATCATGAGTTGCTTCCCGATTTTGTGAATTTCTATAAAGATGATTTCACGGCTTTTGCGAGTGATGTGAAAGATGATAATAAGTACAATCTCGAGGTTGAAGTAGCAGGAAAGAAACCTTTCATGCACATCGTAACTCCAAATAATATCAGTACAATAACAGATGCCGTAACCGTCATTCGGGCCAAGGTATTAAATGCAGTGCCTAGCAAAGTGACTTATACTGTGGCTGATTCTGGAGTAGAGGTGGAAATGACGCTAGGTGCGGATGGTTACTATAGCGCTTCATGGCAGCCAGACGCTGGTCTCAACGGCAGTTCAACTGAGATTACAGTGAGAGCATACGGAACCGGAGATGCTACTCTTACGCAAACTAACTCCGTATTCTTAAAAATCAATGAAGTGCCAATAAAAGTGATTACTTTTGATACGGAGAAGGATTTGGAGCAAATCCAAAACAATGGTACTTGGTCTGGGCTTACAAATAACGCAGAAACGATCAAGACTGTATTACAACATGCGTCACTTGATGCTGACGGTAAGCTCGTTATTAACATTACAGAAGGGCTATCCGACGAGGATACTTGGCAGGAACTGAAGCTGCAATTGAATGATCTGGCGCTGGATGGAGTAGATCTCTCCCAAGTTACACGTGTGAAGTTCACAGTGTTGATTGCTGAGACTGCACAAAATGGGGCTAACAATGCTGCGGTACGCAGTGTGATTCAGTTGCCGCCAGATTGGGATACGAAGTATGGCATGGACTCATCCTATAAATCTTTGTCCGATTTAGAGAAAGTTATCGTAGATGGAACACAATATTATAAATTTGATGTTTCGATTGATCTGGATAATGCCGCTAAATCAGCGGAAGCGACAGGACTAGCAATATCTATTGTTGGCAGTGGTTTGGAAGTCGAAGGTGAATTGCCAATCTACGTAGATCAAATCGGTCTTTATAATACGTATACTGCTCCTGTTGCTGATAAGGCGCTGGTGGATAATTTTGAAGCTTATGGCTCCAGTAATGAAGCTTTAGCAGCGAAATATCCTAAGGCTGGTGGAGATGATGTGAGCGTATCTTTAAGTACTGAGCATAAAGCATCCGGGGATTACGGGATGCAGTTGCACTATACGATTAATAATGCAGGTTATACCGGAGTAGGTAAAAGTCTTGGTTCATTGGACTGGTCCGACTATAATGCACTCAGTATGTGGGTAGCTTCTGATGGAGACAACGCTTATGCTGAGAAAGGTGAGCCGCTTAAGCTAGTAGTACAGCTTGTCATTGATGGAGGATATTTCGAAGCTTATCCGGTCATTAATCCTGACAAGAACGGTAAAATAGTACTAAGTCTGAAGAATTTGACTGAGATGAGCTGGGGAAAAGCCGGAGAGCTTACTCAGGAAAGACTGAAGCAAGTTCAGAGCTTCAATTTGTATGTGAATGCGATGGACGGACAGAGCCACGAAGGTTCGCTTTACTTTGATGATATTCAAGCGGTTTATGATGGGACACTTCCGGATATGTCGGAAGAAGGAAATGGAGGTTCACAGGGACATGCGCCCGGCGTGTTATACGCCTTCACTAAACAATCTGATATTGCAGGGTGGGTTATAGACCACTCGTCTGCCAATGCTCAGCTTCCAGTATTTGATGCCAATGAAGAAGCGATAGGCGTACAATTCGATTTGATTAATACCGGTAATAATGCAAATGGCAGCTCCAAAGAATCCTTTGAACTTGCTATTAATCCTGAGAAGCTAAATATCACAGGGTTGGATTCAATCAGTGCTAAGATTAAGCTTTCGGGTGGTACAGCTAAAGCGCGTCTGTTCATCAAGACAGGTGCGGACTGGAAATGGACCGATAGTGGCAATCCTGTTCTTGTAGAATCAACGGGTTATACGACATTATCTATCTCACTACCGACCGCAGGAGTAGACTTGGCTGCTGTGAAGACGATTGGGATTATCATTGAAGAAGTTTCCAATGATGGAGGAACTTCGAATCTATATCTGAAGGAAGTATCTCTGGAGAAAGCTGTCCCAGCTGTTCATTATGGCTTCGAAACAGGAAATGAAGGCTGGTCCTTGAATTCTGGTTCAGCTACAGTATCTTCTGATGTGTATGCGGAAGGGAAGCAATCTTTGAAACTTGATTTCACATGGAACGGAGAGGATAAAGATCCTTTTATAGCAGTCTCAAAAGCAGCTGCTCTTGATCTGAGCTCATTCTCTAAGCTTGCTGCTAAAATTAGAATCGTCTCCGATCATCCTGACGTACAAGCTAAGCTGTATCTTCAATTAGGAGGCTATGCAGTATGGGTAGATTCGGGTGCTAAGATAGCTTCTCAAGATGGATTCACGGAGTTCACAATTGATCTCAGCAATCTATCTCTTGAGAATTTGAAAAAAGTAGACGCTATTGGCATTCAGTTTGTTACACCTTCTACAGCTGGTACGGCTACAGCTTATATTGACGAGATTATAGCTTCTAAATAA
- a CDS encoding polysaccharide deacetylase family protein gives MKTSSKIMMTTLSLLLCFTNSALGSPSKNRDYYEKRGDMIWEVHTNQKVIALTFDDGPDPSETDQILKVLSQYHAKCTFFAIGKRIATYPDVAKRVISEGHELANHTYNHVYFRKPINKAQFERELKLTEEEIIKVSGKHSSLFRPPGGMYDETLVDISNNMGLKPILWSWHQDTRDWNRPGVQSIANKVIRNAHNGDIVLFHDHVHGQSQTREALKIILPELEKQGYRFVTVSELIKLSNTQQAGKPQ, from the coding sequence ATGAAAACTAGCAGCAAAATTATGATGACTACCCTCTCTCTCTTGTTATGCTTCACGAACTCTGCTCTAGGTAGCCCAAGTAAAAACCGCGACTACTACGAAAAAAGAGGAGACATGATTTGGGAAGTACATACTAACCAAAAAGTGATTGCATTGACGTTTGATGACGGTCCTGACCCTTCTGAAACCGATCAAATATTAAAGGTATTGAGTCAATATCATGCAAAATGCACCTTTTTTGCTATTGGAAAAAGAATTGCAACATATCCAGATGTGGCGAAACGAGTCATTTCCGAAGGGCATGAATTAGCTAACCATACCTACAATCACGTTTATTTTAGAAAACCTATTAATAAGGCCCAGTTTGAGCGAGAGCTGAAATTAACTGAGGAAGAAATTATAAAGGTCTCTGGAAAGCATAGCTCTTTGTTCAGACCTCCAGGTGGAATGTATGATGAGACACTAGTTGATATTTCGAATAATATGGGATTAAAGCCTATTTTATGGTCCTGGCATCAGGATACACGGGACTGGAATCGCCCTGGGGTTCAGAGTATCGCGAATAAGGTTATTCGAAATGCACATAATGGCGACATCGTTCTGTTTCATGACCATGTACATGGTCAATCTCAGACCAGAGAAGCGCTTAAAATTATTTTACCGGAATTAGAAAAGCAAGGTTATCGATTTGTCACCGTATCAGAATTGATCAAATTATCCAACACACAGCAGGCGGGTAAACCACAATAG
- the thpR gene encoding RNA 2',3'-cyclic phosphodiesterase — protein sequence MNANVSDKDSERLFIAVKLPSALQQVVAEECSKLSQEYHFAKWTHPADYHITLQFLGDTPKTKIPDLIMALKQMAGQCRPFKLSLDKWNTFGLPKAPRVLWVGVSGELEELNLLAERVHTATLPLGFSAESREYKPHLTVARKYLGKISFDDKLLENLLKLDDEKRSEIFHRDWTIDSFVLYATRMYAIPMYEMIENITF from the coding sequence ATGAACGCTAACGTGTCGGATAAAGATTCAGAACGGTTGTTTATTGCTGTGAAATTACCCTCAGCACTTCAACAAGTTGTGGCGGAAGAGTGCTCTAAACTATCTCAAGAGTATCATTTTGCAAAATGGACTCATCCAGCGGATTATCATATTACCCTGCAATTTTTGGGAGACACTCCAAAGACGAAGATCCCGGATTTAATCATGGCGTTGAAGCAGATGGCAGGGCAATGCCGCCCCTTTAAACTATCCTTGGACAAATGGAATACATTTGGTCTTCCAAAGGCTCCAAGAGTGTTATGGGTAGGGGTTTCTGGTGAATTAGAGGAGCTGAATTTACTAGCTGAGAGAGTACACACTGCGACACTTCCATTAGGATTTTCAGCCGAATCTAGGGAGTACAAACCGCATCTCACAGTGGCACGAAAGTACCTTGGAAAAATTTCATTTGATGATAAATTGCTGGAAAACTTACTGAAATTGGATGATGAAAAAAGATCAGAAATCTTTCATAGAGACTGGACGATTGATAGTTTTGTGTTGTATGCTACCAGAATGTATGCCATTCCTATGTATGAAATGATTGAAAATATTACATTTTAA
- a CDS encoding deoxyguanosinetriphosphate triphosphohydrolase family protein: MTLIEKREHRQYPEITRLETSRAAYERDYSRLIHSPTFRRLQGKSQVFGAGTGDYYRTRLTHSLEVAQIAREAAKSLLRSYPEVETSKAENPGLVIDPEVVECAAIAHDFGHPPFGHKGEEVLDSILEQLIEKKTNEAAQQAGATGADKLFIHEQMKQRYEHFEGNAHNFRLIMFLEKRENIDGLNLSDAVLLGVNKYPFPGTSLKKGMYLHEWAYISEIRKEWGIPAGKKTLEAQLMDLCDDIAYSAHDLEDGIKAGKIEVHEHFMHDSYIQRLIVEKITTLEDFFWKGWEEEGIRAKVEEVLSSFLRVWMEKMPTCENDYSRTRREVKAYWVSTFVASLGVIPDGDWKKVTFIKEGKEDEDMLRTVSVLKSFAWVTMIRDLRVQRLQKRSEWILRRLWGAFLDPQTSKAIIPSDWLQRFEKDQKQANPIWTWEHMVIDYIAGMTDAFAEKIYNELYGLKVGSIYDLD, encoded by the coding sequence ATGACACTTATTGAGAAAAGAGAACACCGGCAGTATCCGGAAATTACCCGCCTAGAAACGTCGAGAGCTGCTTATGAGCGTGATTACTCACGCTTGATTCATTCGCCTACTTTTCGTAGGCTGCAAGGCAAATCTCAAGTGTTCGGGGCTGGCACGGGTGATTATTACCGGACACGCCTAACTCATTCACTTGAAGTCGCACAAATTGCTCGAGAGGCAGCGAAAAGTCTGCTTAGATCTTACCCAGAGGTGGAGACAAGTAAGGCGGAGAATCCGGGGCTTGTTATAGATCCAGAGGTCGTAGAATGCGCGGCCATAGCACACGACTTTGGTCATCCGCCCTTCGGTCATAAAGGGGAAGAGGTGCTGGATAGCATACTGGAGCAGCTAATTGAAAAAAAGACGAATGAGGCTGCACAACAAGCTGGTGCAACGGGTGCTGATAAGTTGTTCATTCATGAGCAGATGAAGCAGCGCTATGAACATTTTGAAGGCAACGCTCATAACTTTCGATTGATTATGTTTCTAGAGAAGCGTGAGAACATTGATGGACTAAATCTGTCGGATGCCGTGCTCCTCGGAGTTAACAAATATCCTTTTCCCGGCACCTCGTTAAAAAAGGGGATGTACCTTCATGAGTGGGCATATATTTCGGAGATTCGCAAAGAGTGGGGAATCCCGGCAGGGAAGAAAACGTTGGAAGCTCAACTGATGGACCTTTGCGACGATATCGCCTATTCTGCACATGATTTGGAGGATGGAATTAAGGCTGGAAAGATTGAAGTGCATGAACACTTTATGCATGATTCCTATATTCAACGACTAATCGTGGAGAAGATCACAACGTTAGAGGATTTCTTTTGGAAGGGTTGGGAGGAGGAAGGTATTCGCGCTAAGGTTGAAGAGGTGCTTAGTTCATTTCTTAGAGTATGGATGGAAAAGATGCCAACTTGCGAGAATGACTATTCCAGAACTCGGCGTGAAGTTAAGGCTTATTGGGTAAGCACCTTTGTTGCAAGTTTAGGTGTGATTCCTGATGGAGACTGGAAGAAGGTCACCTTTATAAAGGAAGGAAAAGAAGATGAGGATATGCTGCGGACCGTAAGCGTGCTGAAAAGCTTTGCTTGGGTTACGATGATTCGTGATCTACGTGTGCAGCGGCTACAGAAGCGTAGTGAGTGGATTTTACGCCGTTTATGGGGAGCTTTTCTTGATCCGCAGACGTCCAAAGCCATTATTCCCTCAGATTGGCTGCAACGCTTCGAGAAAGATCAGAAACAAGCCAATCCCATCTGGACTTGGGAACATATGGTGATTGATTATATCGCAGGGATGACGGATGCCTTTGCTGAAAAAATATATAATGAGCTATATGGATTGAAAGTCGGATCGATTTATGATTTGGATTAA
- a CDS encoding class F sortase, translated as MKKWIYSLILIVITLTTASCNDSHSQESSPETKPLQTKQQEMIITPTTAIRKNDINIKPSLPKPIMPTQLNIPAIKVSAKIEPVTLLSDGQMDVPTDTNIAGILYPGILPGAKGNVIIDGHVDSYIGPAVFFKLKKLKHGDEITVSNSDGRKLTYIVESVEIFNTAEAPLERIFGKSTEARMNLITCTGRYSRKKKEHEKRLIVFAKLKL; from the coding sequence ATGAAAAAATGGATATATTCATTAATCTTGATTGTCATCACTTTAACCACTGCCAGTTGTAATGACTCACACTCACAGGAAAGCAGTCCAGAAACTAAGCCGTTGCAAACAAAGCAACAAGAAATGATAATAACTCCTACTACAGCTATTCGAAAGAATGATATTAATATTAAACCATCATTACCCAAACCTATTATGCCTACTCAGCTAAACATTCCAGCGATTAAGGTAAGCGCCAAAATAGAACCGGTTACTTTGCTCTCTGATGGACAAATGGACGTCCCTACAGACACCAATATTGCCGGAATTCTATACCCAGGAATTTTGCCAGGTGCAAAGGGCAATGTAATTATAGACGGACATGTGGACAGTTATATAGGTCCAGCTGTCTTTTTCAAACTCAAAAAGCTCAAGCATGGTGATGAAATTACCGTCTCTAATTCAGACGGACGAAAACTAACTTATATTGTAGAGTCTGTAGAAATCTTCAATACTGCTGAAGCACCCTTGGAACGAATTTTCGGAAAGTCTACTGAAGCTAGAATGAATCTTATTACTTGCACAGGCAGATATAGCAGAAAGAAGAAAGAACATGAAAAAAGGCTGATTGTCTTTGCAAAACTGAAACTATGA
- a CDS encoding metal-dependent hydrolase, translating into MKITYYGHSALLVETEQAKVIIDPFLSGNPNSGISPDDITVDAVLLTHGHSDHFGDAVQIAKQNDCPIFAVFELAEYCRMKGAKVKHMNIGGSHIYGAITVKYTQAFHSSSIQEGDLWIYAGQPAGILLTIEGKTVFHAGDTALFSDLRLIGERTAIDLAALPIGDMLTMGPDDALLAARWLRADKVIPLHYNTFPDIAQDAVGFCDRLRQEGVEGFPLKAGESIEI; encoded by the coding sequence ATGAAGATCACTTATTACGGACACTCAGCACTGCTGGTAGAGACAGAGCAAGCGAAAGTTATTATTGACCCTTTTTTGTCAGGAAATCCGAACTCCGGTATTTCACCTGATGACATTACTGTAGATGCTGTTCTGCTGACACACGGTCACTCTGATCATTTTGGAGATGCTGTGCAAATTGCCAAACAGAATGATTGTCCGATCTTTGCTGTTTTTGAGCTTGCAGAATACTGTCGAATGAAGGGTGCCAAGGTTAAACATATGAATATAGGTGGCAGTCATATTTATGGTGCCATTACCGTTAAATATACTCAGGCGTTTCATTCCTCATCGATTCAGGAAGGCGACCTTTGGATTTATGCTGGACAGCCCGCTGGGATTTTATTGACGATAGAGGGGAAGACGGTATTCCATGCAGGTGATACCGCACTGTTCAGCGATCTGCGTCTGATTGGTGAGAGAACTGCGATTGACTTGGCAGCTCTGCCAATAGGCGATATGCTGACCATGGGACCGGATGATGCGCTCCTTGCTGCGCGCTGGCTGCGAGCAGATAAGGTCATACCGCTTCATTACAATACATTTCCGGATATTGCTCAGGATGCTGTGGGTTTTTGTGATCGGCTGCGCCAAGAAGGGGTAGAAGGATTCCCGCTTAAAGCTGGCGAAAGTATAGAAATATAG
- a CDS encoding D-2-hydroxyacid dehydrogenase — MTKSIVCLQPLTAEQQERVKAAAPGYTFTQGDGKNPDLQLLADAEIVIGWGKGIADTLLRPDSPLRWVQSWSAGIEKLPLERFKERGILLTSGSGVHAEPISAVIFGFMLLFTRNLHTAVRNQMNRYWNSDGSESELFGKTAVIVGTGAIGSETARIAKAFRMKTIGVSRSGKPLADFDQVYTTDHLPEAVSQGDFIINILPITDETKHLFDTAIFSAFKQGSYYINVGRGATTDTEALIDALNRGQLRGAGLDVFETEPLPQDHPLWTMDQVVITPHSAGVTDQYANRIVNIFTENMNSYLSTGTPSLNLVDYARQY, encoded by the coding sequence ATGACTAAGTCCATAGTATGTTTACAACCACTTACCGCCGAGCAACAAGAAAGGGTCAAAGCAGCAGCACCCGGTTATACATTCACTCAAGGAGACGGGAAAAATCCGGATTTGCAGCTGCTCGCTGATGCTGAAATCGTAATCGGTTGGGGCAAAGGCATCGCCGATACGCTTCTTCGTCCAGATTCTCCCCTTCGCTGGGTTCAATCCTGGTCTGCAGGAATTGAGAAGCTTCCGCTGGAGCGTTTTAAGGAACGTGGAATCCTGTTAACTAGCGGGAGCGGAGTGCACGCCGAACCTATTTCTGCGGTAATCTTCGGCTTCATGCTTCTCTTCACGCGTAATTTGCATACAGCTGTTCGTAATCAGATGAACCGCTACTGGAATTCTGACGGCAGTGAAAGTGAGTTATTCGGTAAGACAGCCGTTATTGTCGGGACTGGAGCCATCGGCAGCGAAACAGCCAGAATTGCTAAAGCTTTCCGGATGAAGACGATCGGAGTAAGTCGCTCAGGCAAGCCACTCGCTGATTTTGATCAAGTGTATACCACGGACCACCTGCCAGAAGCTGTGAGCCAAGGTGACTTTATTATCAATATACTCCCAATTACCGATGAAACTAAGCATTTATTCGATACTGCAATCTTCTCTGCCTTCAAACAAGGCTCCTACTACATTAACGTTGGACGTGGTGCAACTACGGATACTGAGGCTCTAATTGATGCACTGAACCGCGGGCAGCTTAGAGGTGCCGGATTAGATGTATTCGAAACCGAACCGCTTCCGCAGGATCATCCGCTTTGGACTATGGACCAGGTAGTCATCACTCCTCATTCCGCTGGCGTAACCGATCAATACGCTAATCGGATCGTAAATATTTTTACCGAAAATATGAATTCCTATTTATCTACTGGCACTCCATCCCTGAATCTCGTTGATTATGCCCGCCAATATTAA